One Lacunisphaera limnophila DNA window includes the following coding sequences:
- a CDS encoding TonB-dependent receptor, translating to MPSLSQPAKSFKITAATACTLLAGVAGFAKAEITPSYLPPASEVLHLDKLQVTGGLDEATYAIQRSVTATKTDTALVDVPQAISVITRELIDDQAMRSIGDVTRYVPGVGIAQGEGNRDTPVMRGNSTTADFFVDGVRDDVQYFRDLYNVDRVEVLKGPNAMIFGRGGSGGLINRVSKQALGRDHRELTLQAGSDEQFRATLDYGAAASGTFAYRLTGVYEDSESYRDGVTLQRHGLNPTFAWAIAPATSLRFGYEYFHDERVADRGVSSYQGRPVRADAATFFGDPAQSPVEATVNSAFALLEHRFGHGVSLRSHTRYSVYDKFYQNVFPGAVNAAGTSVALSAYNQGTDRENLFNQTDLEFFAETGAVKHHFLTGLEVARQETDNVRLTGYFATITPTTTSVSVPLTNPRTTLPVTFRPSATDANNHGVAETFAVYAQDQVTLLPQLQAIAGLRYERFTVDFLNNRTGAALDSTDEMLSPRAGLLYKPAANVSLYASYTMSFVPRAGEQLASLTATNRAFDPEEFNNQEIGVKWDLRPDLFLTAALYRLDRTNVVITDPADPTKSLLVDGQRAEGAELGLTGRVTRNWSLAGGYAYQDGRILSTQSATVVAGRRLAQLPRHTLSLWNRYDFNRTWGVGLGAIYRDEIFASTDNTVTLPSFVRLDAAVFCRLSENLRAQLNVENILDRAYYASAHSNNNITPGSPRAFRVSLTTTF from the coding sequence ATGCCCTCGCTCTCTCAACCTGCCAAGTCATTCAAAATCACCGCTGCGACCGCGTGCACCCTGCTCGCCGGCGTCGCCGGTTTCGCCAAGGCGGAAATCACTCCCAGCTACCTCCCGCCCGCGAGCGAGGTCCTCCACCTCGACAAATTGCAGGTCACCGGCGGCCTGGACGAGGCCACCTATGCCATCCAGCGCAGCGTGACCGCGACCAAGACCGACACCGCCCTCGTGGACGTGCCCCAGGCCATCTCGGTCATCACGCGCGAACTCATCGACGACCAGGCCATGCGTAGCATCGGGGACGTCACCCGCTATGTGCCGGGCGTCGGCATCGCCCAGGGGGAGGGCAACCGCGACACGCCCGTGATGCGCGGCAACAGCACCACCGCCGACTTCTTCGTGGATGGCGTGCGCGACGACGTCCAATACTTCCGCGACCTCTACAACGTGGACCGCGTCGAGGTCCTGAAGGGACCGAATGCCATGATCTTCGGCCGCGGCGGTTCCGGCGGGCTCATCAACCGCGTTTCCAAGCAGGCCCTCGGCCGTGACCACCGCGAGCTCACGCTCCAAGCCGGCTCCGACGAGCAGTTCCGCGCCACGCTCGACTACGGCGCCGCCGCCTCCGGCACCTTCGCCTACCGCCTCACCGGGGTTTATGAGGACAGCGAGAGTTACCGGGATGGCGTCACCCTCCAGCGCCACGGCCTCAATCCGACCTTCGCTTGGGCCATCGCCCCCGCCACCTCGCTGCGTTTCGGCTACGAGTATTTCCATGACGAGCGCGTCGCCGACCGTGGCGTCTCGTCCTACCAGGGCCGTCCCGTCCGCGCCGACGCCGCCACCTTCTTCGGCGACCCCGCGCAGAGCCCGGTGGAAGCCACCGTCAACTCCGCCTTCGCCCTGCTCGAGCACCGCTTCGGCCACGGCGTCAGCCTGCGCAGCCACACCCGTTACAGCGTGTACGACAAGTTCTACCAGAACGTCTTCCCGGGTGCCGTGAACGCGGCCGGCACCTCCGTCGCCCTCTCCGCGTACAACCAGGGCACCGACCGCGAGAATCTCTTCAACCAGACCGACCTCGAATTCTTCGCCGAAACCGGCGCCGTGAAGCATCACTTCCTCACCGGCCTGGAAGTCGCCCGCCAGGAGACCGACAACGTCCGCCTCACGGGTTATTTCGCGACCATCACCCCGACCACCACCTCGGTCAGCGTCCCGCTCACCAACCCGCGCACCACCCTGCCCGTCACGTTCCGCCCGAGCGCCACCGACGCCAACAACCACGGCGTCGCCGAGACCTTCGCCGTCTACGCGCAGGACCAGGTCACCCTGCTCCCGCAGCTGCAGGCCATCGCCGGCCTCCGCTACGAGCGCTTCACGGTCGATTTCCTGAACAACCGCACCGGCGCAGCGCTCGACAGCACCGATGAGATGCTATCCCCCCGCGCCGGCCTCCTCTACAAGCCCGCCGCCAACGTTTCCCTCTACGCCAGCTACACGATGTCTTTCGTCCCCCGGGCCGGCGAACAACTCGCCTCGCTCACCGCCACCAACCGCGCCTTCGATCCCGAGGAATTCAACAACCAGGAGATCGGCGTGAAGTGGGACCTGCGTCCCGACCTGTTCCTCACCGCCGCCCTCTACCGCCTCGACCGCACCAACGTCGTCATCACCGACCCCGCCGACCCGACCAAGTCCCTGCTCGTGGACGGCCAGCGCGCCGAGGGCGCCGAACTCGGCCTCACCGGCCGCGTGACCCGCAACTGGAGCCTCGCCGGCGGCTACGCCTACCAGGACGGCCGCATCCTCAGCACGCAGTCGGCCACGGTCGTCGCCGGCCGCCGCCTCGCCCAGCTGCCCCGCCACACGCTCTCGCTGTGGAACCGCTACGACTTCAACCGCACCTGGGGTGTCGGCCTTGGCGCGATCTATCGTGATGAGATCTTTGCCTCGACCGACAACACCGTGACGCTGCCTTCCTTCGTGCGCCTCGACGCCGCGGTATTCTGCCGCCTCAGCGAAAACCTGCGCGCCCAGCTGAACGTGGAGAACATCCTCGACCGCGCCTACTACGCCTCGGCCCACAGCAACAACAACATCACGCCGGGTTCCCCGCGCGCGTTCCGCGTGAGCCTGACCACGACGTTCTGA
- the aroB gene encoding 3-dehydroquinate synthase, translating into MTNDLAVELGEKSYPITFPADATVAIRERLAATVAGGRSSVLLTDDGVARAQSKFLADAFGATPRLILSAGERTKSLESLGKVLDFLAANRVNRQGVLWVVGGGVMGDLGGFSAASYLRGIQYVQIPTTLLAMVDSSVGGKTGINLTAGKNLVGAFHHPGAVFIGREFLQTLPPREFAAGMAEIIKYGLLGDQELFGQLEARPVDVRSAELPAVIRRCCQLKAEIVKADEFERAAEGGRALLNLGHTFGHAIEQVTGYTTYLHGEGVAIGLVAAARLSHKLGLLAPADIERVERTVAAHNLPIRLRGPLPLAELQNATTRDKKNRAGGVRFVVMNSLGQAATRSGVAPSTVEAVWREVGAV; encoded by the coding sequence ATGACAAACGACCTCGCCGTCGAATTGGGCGAAAAAAGTTACCCCATCACTTTTCCGGCCGACGCCACAGTTGCGATCCGCGAGCGATTGGCGGCCACGGTGGCCGGGGGGCGATCGAGCGTTTTGCTCACGGATGATGGCGTGGCTCGGGCGCAGTCGAAATTTCTGGCGGATGCCTTCGGCGCGACGCCGCGGTTGATCCTGTCGGCGGGCGAGCGGACCAAGTCGCTCGAGTCCCTGGGCAAGGTGCTCGATTTCCTCGCCGCGAACCGCGTCAACCGCCAGGGGGTGCTCTGGGTGGTGGGTGGCGGGGTGATGGGCGACCTGGGTGGATTTTCCGCGGCCAGCTACCTGCGCGGGATCCAGTATGTGCAGATCCCCACCACGTTGTTGGCCATGGTGGACAGCTCGGTCGGCGGCAAGACGGGGATCAACCTGACGGCAGGCAAGAACCTCGTCGGCGCGTTTCACCACCCGGGTGCGGTGTTCATCGGACGCGAGTTCCTGCAGACGCTCCCGCCACGGGAATTTGCCGCCGGGATGGCGGAGATCATCAAATACGGACTGTTGGGCGACCAGGAGCTGTTCGGCCAGCTGGAAGCCCGCCCCGTGGATGTCCGCAGCGCGGAGCTCCCGGCGGTGATCCGCCGCTGCTGCCAGCTCAAGGCGGAGATCGTGAAGGCCGATGAATTTGAGCGCGCCGCCGAGGGGGGGAGGGCGTTGCTGAACCTCGGGCACACCTTCGGCCATGCCATCGAGCAGGTCACCGGCTACACCACCTACCTGCACGGCGAGGGGGTGGCGATCGGCCTCGTGGCCGCGGCCCGGCTCTCACACAAACTCGGTCTGCTCGCCCCCGCCGACATCGAGCGGGTTGAGCGCACCGTGGCAGCCCACAACCTGCCCATCCGCCTGCGCGGCCCGCTACCGCTCGCAGAACTCCAGAACGCCACGACCCGCGACAAGAAAAACCGCGCCGGGGGCGTTCGTTTCGTGGTCATGAATTCACTGGGTCAGGCCGCCACCCGCTCAGGGGTCGCCCCGTCCACGGTCGAGGCCGTCTGGCGCGAGGTCGGGGCTGTCTAG
- the lpxA gene encoding acyl-ACP--UDP-N-acetylglucosamine O-acyltransferase translates to MSVHPTAIIEEGVQLGAGCTIHPHAIIKRGTVLGDGVAVHPFAVVGGDPNFLKFDAATVSGVRIGAGTVIREHASINRSIYAGKDTVVGARCYLMANAHVGHDCTVGDDVVLATNIMLGGHTDVGSFTFFGGGAGAHQFCRIGEGVMIAGLARITQDLAPFLLVAERNEVSGLNLVGLKRRGVAREAIGELKDCYRAVFAGGDPRKLAAARLAAGVRSAEARRFLEFFAGGKRGFARPDAALAGPADDSA, encoded by the coding sequence ATGAGCGTCCACCCGACCGCGATCATCGAGGAGGGCGTGCAGCTCGGCGCGGGCTGCACGATCCATCCGCATGCCATCATCAAGCGCGGCACGGTGCTCGGCGACGGTGTGGCGGTGCATCCGTTCGCGGTCGTCGGCGGCGATCCCAATTTCCTGAAGTTCGACGCCGCCACCGTGAGTGGCGTACGCATCGGCGCGGGTACGGTCATCCGCGAGCATGCCTCGATCAACCGCTCGATCTACGCGGGCAAGGACACCGTCGTCGGCGCCCGCTGCTACCTGATGGCCAACGCGCATGTCGGCCACGATTGCACGGTGGGGGATGACGTGGTGCTCGCCACCAACATCATGCTCGGCGGCCACACCGACGTCGGGAGCTTCACGTTTTTCGGCGGCGGGGCCGGCGCCCACCAGTTCTGCCGCATCGGCGAGGGCGTCATGATCGCCGGGCTCGCGCGCATCACGCAGGATCTGGCGCCCTTCCTCCTCGTCGCCGAGCGCAACGAGGTGTCCGGCCTGAACCTCGTCGGCCTCAAGCGCCGCGGGGTGGCGCGCGAGGCGATCGGTGAACTCAAGGATTGCTACCGCGCGGTCTTCGCCGGCGGGGATCCGCGCAAGCTCGCGGCCGCCCGGCTGGCCGCCGGCGTGCGCAGCGCCGAGGCCCGGCGTTTCCTGGAGTTTTTCGCCGGCGGCAAACGCGGCTTTGCCCGGCCGGATGCCGCCCTGGCGGGGCCGGCGGACGATTCCGCATGA
- the pdxA gene encoding 4-hydroxythreonine-4-phosphate dehydrogenase PdxA: MKPLAFTCGDPAGVGPEIIAAWLLAHPAEAAGIAVIGPARWLETLPAGPQKVAVGLEDYIAAPGQPDGDGALVAWAAMERAAQGVLAGEFSGVVTAPVSKERLAAIGYPFPGQTEFFAAHWQGDPVMCFCGGRLRVALATWHIPLHQVGRALGPHLLHRTVAAAAELARAEGIAVPRIGVCGLNPHAGEGGLLGYEEKDFINPALEHLRPEFPGLSLCQPGDTLFARALRGEFDVIVALYHDQGLAPLKTVDFDEAVNVTLGLPFVRTSPDHGTAFGIAGRGQARATSFTNAVTVARRLIATRPSPSL; the protein is encoded by the coding sequence ATGAAACCGCTGGCGTTCACCTGCGGGGACCCGGCCGGCGTCGGCCCCGAGATCATCGCGGCGTGGCTTTTGGCCCACCCGGCCGAGGCGGCGGGCATCGCGGTGATCGGTCCGGCCCGTTGGCTCGAGACCTTGCCGGCGGGCCCGCAGAAGGTCGCGGTCGGCCTCGAGGATTATATCGCGGCACCCGGCCAACCCGACGGCGACGGTGCCCTGGTCGCCTGGGCTGCCATGGAACGCGCCGCGCAGGGCGTGCTGGCCGGGGAGTTTTCCGGCGTTGTCACCGCGCCGGTGAGCAAGGAGCGGCTCGCAGCCATCGGTTATCCCTTTCCGGGCCAGACGGAGTTCTTCGCCGCGCACTGGCAGGGTGACCCGGTCATGTGTTTCTGCGGGGGACGGCTACGGGTGGCCCTGGCCACCTGGCACATCCCCCTGCATCAGGTGGGCCGCGCGCTCGGCCCGCACCTGCTGCACCGCACGGTGGCCGCCGCGGCGGAGCTGGCCCGGGCCGAGGGCATCGCCGTCCCGCGCATCGGGGTCTGCGGGTTGAATCCCCACGCGGGGGAGGGCGGGCTGCTCGGCTACGAGGAGAAGGATTTCATCAATCCGGCGCTGGAGCACCTGCGTCCGGAGTTTCCGGGGCTCTCGCTGTGCCAGCCGGGGGACACGCTGTTCGCGCGCGCGTTGCGCGGGGAGTTCGACGTCATCGTCGCGCTCTATCACGACCAGGGGCTGGCGCCGCTGAAGACGGTGGATTTTGATGAGGCGGTGAATGTCACCCTCGGCCTGCCCTTCGTGCGCACCAGCCCGGATCACGGCACGGCGTTCGGGATTGCCGGACGCGGTCAGGCCCGGGCCACCAGCTTCACCAACGCGGTCACCGTCGCCCGCCGACTCATCGCCACGCGACCGTCGCCCTCCCTTTAA
- a CDS encoding S8 family serine peptidase: protein MKTLLPLLVASLVTVTLFGADKPRITSQDQLPRYSYPLTGPVTDVVTGDAGYDRLAPAVRANLEKLLADYDIADRATLQDVLLTLMAMDVHEGKYAAARERLATVRALEEKPAAKLTTGLLAESYMDARASGDFASEEAFRAAFAKLYAQRLGQLPWDTVADNLKSAKASAEIASAALIVGNLGSQLQPGVDKTGTVSGEVAATLIAQRTNVAHYLPLKAERVAALTTIVNANKKEKANIWPARDISLTADSGLQPVVVAIWDSGVDTAVLPQQVWTNTAETANGADDDGNGYVDDLHGIAYNLKSDAVPEILVPLTPEQLAIYPQARNWTKGYLDLQASVDSPEASALKGHLSTLQPADVKPFIEGLNLFGNYTHGTHVAGIAAAGNPAIRLMAARITFDHRMIPDVPTREQAEKDAAAIRAVVAYLKAHQVRVVNMSWGGSPRAIEADFEANGAGGTPEERKATAREYFGLFKTAMTEAMAAAPEILFVAAAGNSDSDAAFDEFAPSGIDLPNILTVGAVDQAGEETSFSSFGKNVDVHANGFEVESYLPGGERMKYSGTSMASPNVANLAAKLIALDPALTVEQVTGLIQLGAERSADGRINLINPKRSFALLQALRQK from the coding sequence ATGAAAACCCTGCTCCCCCTGTTAGTTGCCAGCCTCGTGACCGTCACCCTGTTCGGCGCGGACAAGCCGCGCATCACCTCCCAGGACCAGCTGCCGCGGTACAGTTATCCCCTGACCGGTCCGGTGACCGACGTCGTCACGGGTGACGCCGGCTATGACCGCCTGGCCCCGGCCGTGCGGGCCAACCTGGAAAAGCTCCTCGCCGACTATGACATCGCGGATCGCGCGACCCTGCAGGACGTGCTCCTGACCCTCATGGCCATGGACGTGCACGAGGGGAAATACGCCGCCGCCCGCGAGCGGCTGGCGACCGTCCGGGCCCTGGAGGAAAAACCCGCGGCGAAGCTGACCACCGGCCTGCTGGCGGAAAGTTACATGGACGCGCGGGCGAGCGGTGACTTTGCCAGCGAGGAAGCGTTCCGGGCCGCGTTTGCCAAGCTTTACGCGCAGCGGCTCGGCCAGCTCCCCTGGGACACGGTCGCGGACAACCTCAAGTCCGCGAAGGCCTCGGCGGAGATCGCCTCCGCGGCGCTGATCGTCGGCAATCTCGGCAGCCAGCTGCAGCCAGGCGTGGACAAGACCGGCACGGTGAGCGGCGAGGTCGCCGCGACCCTGATTGCCCAGCGCACCAACGTGGCGCATTACCTGCCGCTCAAGGCGGAGCGCGTCGCGGCCCTGACCACCATCGTGAACGCCAACAAGAAGGAGAAGGCGAACATCTGGCCGGCCCGGGATATCAGCCTCACGGCCGACTCCGGCCTGCAGCCGGTGGTCGTGGCGATCTGGGACAGCGGCGTGGACACGGCGGTGCTCCCGCAGCAGGTCTGGACCAACACCGCGGAAACCGCGAACGGCGCGGACGATGACGGCAACGGCTATGTCGATGACCTCCACGGCATCGCCTACAATCTCAAGTCGGACGCGGTGCCGGAGATCCTCGTGCCGTTGACCCCGGAGCAGCTGGCCATCTATCCCCAGGCCCGGAACTGGACCAAGGGTTATCTCGATCTCCAGGCCAGCGTGGACAGTCCCGAGGCCAGCGCCCTCAAGGGTCATCTCTCCACCCTCCAACCGGCCGATGTGAAGCCGTTCATCGAGGGGCTGAATCTCTTCGGCAACTACACGCACGGCACGCATGTCGCCGGCATCGCGGCGGCCGGTAACCCGGCGATCCGCCTCATGGCCGCGCGGATCACGTTTGATCACCGGATGATTCCCGACGTCCCGACTCGCGAGCAGGCGGAGAAGGACGCCGCGGCGATCCGGGCGGTGGTCGCCTACCTCAAGGCCCACCAGGTGCGCGTGGTAAACATGAGCTGGGGCGGGTCCCCCCGCGCCATTGAGGCGGACTTCGAGGCCAACGGCGCCGGCGGCACGCCCGAGGAGCGCAAGGCCACGGCGCGCGAGTATTTCGGCCTGTTCAAGACGGCGATGACGGAGGCGATGGCCGCGGCGCCGGAGATCCTCTTCGTGGCCGCGGCCGGCAACAGCGACAGCGACGCGGCCTTCGACGAGTTTGCGCCCTCCGGCATCGACCTGCCGAACATTCTCACCGTCGGGGCGGTGGACCAGGCGGGCGAGGAGACCTCGTTCTCGAGCTTCGGCAAGAATGTTGACGTGCACGCCAACGGCTTCGAGGTGGAGAGCTACCTGCCGGGCGGCGAGCGGATGAAATACTCCGGCACCTCCATGGCATCGCCGAACGTGGCCAACCTCGCGGCCAAGCTCATTGCCCTCGATCCCGCCCTCACGGTCGAGCAGGTGACCGGCCTGATCCAGCTCGGGGCCGAGCGCAGCGCCGACGGCCGCATCAACCTCATCAACCCCAAACGCAGCTTCGCCCTCCTGCAGGCGTTGCGGCAGAAATGA
- a CDS encoding HesB/IscA family protein: MSPPVLPPTAPSPGPTPGVAGVEGVREGNENLVRLTPPAGEKVGALIARDRAGDYLRIAITGGGCNGLSYKLRFAPAPKRGDILVRSAGTTVLVDAKTALYLKGTVLDYSDKMIGGGFKFTNPNAKASCSCGESFSV, from the coding sequence ATGAGTCCGCCCGTCCTCCCCCCGACCGCCCCGTCCCCCGGCCCCACGCCGGGGGTTGCCGGCGTGGAAGGGGTCCGCGAGGGCAATGAGAACCTGGTCCGCCTGACCCCGCCGGCCGGGGAGAAGGTCGGCGCCCTCATTGCCCGGGACCGGGCGGGGGACTACCTGCGGATCGCCATCACCGGCGGCGGGTGTAACGGCCTGAGCTACAAGCTCCGCTTCGCCCCCGCGCCCAAGCGCGGCGACATCCTTGTGCGCAGCGCCGGCACCACCGTGCTGGTCGATGCCAAGACCGCCCTCTACCTCAAGGGCACCGTGCTGGACTATTCCGACAAGATGATCGGCGGCGGTTTCAAGTTCACCAACCCCAACGCCAAGGCCTCCTGCTCCTGCGGGGAGAGCTTCAGCGTCTGA
- the infC gene encoding translation initiation factor IF-3, giving the protein MALPSSSSGGRPPYNRDPRRNNDPYAAIRRNHRIKSPQVRVISPEGRQLGIMDTPKAIALALQFNLDLVEVAAAATPPVCRIMDFGKYVYEEQKKHAHSKPAGTKLKEIEFTVRIEGHDFETKLRHAEEFLDHGNKVKLRLKFRGREMAHPEVGFNLMTKALGELATMGHPDSPPKQSGKQINVMVSPLPANKRKPKFHTRAEGHVPDHPTPASAAE; this is encoded by the coding sequence ATGGCACTTCCTTCCTCTTCGTCCGGCGGACGCCCCCCTTATAACCGCGATCCGCGTCGCAACAACGACCCCTACGCGGCCATCCGCCGCAACCATCGCATCAAGTCGCCGCAGGTGCGCGTGATCAGCCCCGAGGGCCGCCAGCTCGGCATCATGGACACGCCGAAGGCCATCGCACTCGCGCTCCAGTTCAACCTGGACCTCGTCGAGGTCGCCGCCGCCGCCACGCCGCCTGTGTGCCGCATCATGGATTTCGGCAAGTACGTCTACGAGGAGCAGAAGAAGCACGCCCACAGCAAGCCCGCCGGCACGAAGCTCAAGGAAATCGAGTTCACCGTCCGCATCGAGGGCCACGATTTCGAGACCAAGCTCCGCCACGCCGAGGAATTCCTCGACCACGGCAACAAGGTGAAGCTCCGCCTGAAGTTCCGCGGCCGCGAGATGGCCCATCCGGAAGTGGGTTTCAACCTCATGACCAAGGCGCTGGGCGAGCTCGCCACCATGGGCCACCCCGATTCCCCGCCCAAGCAGAGCGGCAAGCAGATCAACGTGATGGTCTCCCCGCTGCCCGCCAACAAGCGCAAGCCCAAGTTCCACACCCGGGCCGAGGGCCACGTGCCCGATCATCCCACCCCCGCGTCCGCGGCGGAGTGA
- a CDS encoding N-acetylmuramoyl-L-alanine amidase family protein → MAPTRPVHVWAFTKLQGIDYVSLAEVAKRHGLKSSWVKPEIERTLADAKGGRLLRFEARQRDCYIDGIRVFLGAPVLLHQGELWVTKLDVIKTLSPLLGPEDHLPLLPAAPPKIIVLDAGHGGNDPGKQNLKLKLNEKDMALDVVLRLQKILELRGYTVRLTRSEDKRLAEGQTADLQARAAYAIAAKADLFLCVHFNAVEPAAAARVMGTETYVLTPQYQLSTAASAPDPLTTIALPGNRYDAANALLGFHLHRRLLAGLKTSDRGYKRARWAVLRFVECPAGYIEAAFLSNDTEAARIGTPAFRQQIAESIAEGVQDYVATLAALRPAPDAVK, encoded by the coding sequence GTGGCGCCGACCCGGCCGGTTCATGTCTGGGCCTTCACCAAGCTCCAAGGTATCGATTATGTGAGCCTGGCCGAGGTCGCGAAGCGCCACGGCCTGAAGTCCTCCTGGGTCAAACCGGAGATTGAGCGCACGCTCGCCGACGCCAAGGGAGGGCGCCTCCTGCGGTTCGAGGCCCGCCAGCGCGACTGCTACATCGACGGCATCCGGGTGTTCCTCGGTGCACCCGTGCTGCTGCATCAGGGTGAGCTTTGGGTCACCAAGCTCGATGTGATCAAGACGCTCTCGCCCCTGCTCGGCCCGGAGGACCACCTGCCGCTCCTGCCCGCGGCGCCGCCGAAGATCATCGTGCTCGACGCGGGTCATGGTGGCAACGACCCGGGCAAGCAGAACCTCAAGCTCAAGCTGAACGAGAAGGACATGGCGCTCGATGTCGTGCTGCGCCTGCAGAAGATCCTCGAGCTGCGCGGCTACACCGTGCGGCTCACGCGGAGCGAGGACAAGCGTCTCGCCGAGGGCCAGACGGCGGACCTGCAGGCGCGCGCCGCCTATGCCATCGCCGCGAAGGCCGACCTGTTCCTTTGCGTCCACTTCAACGCGGTGGAACCCGCGGCCGCCGCGCGGGTGATGGGCACCGAGACGTATGTGCTGACGCCGCAATACCAGCTTTCCACCGCGGCCAGCGCCCCCGACCCCCTGACCACCATTGCCCTGCCGGGCAACCGGTACGATGCCGCCAACGCGCTGCTCGGCTTCCACCTGCACCGCCGTTTGCTCGCCGGCCTCAAGACCTCCGATCGCGGCTACAAGCGTGCGCGCTGGGCCGTGCTGCGCTTCGTGGAGTGTCCGGCCGGCTACATCGAGGCCGCGTTCCTGTCCAACGACACCGAGGCCGCGCGCATCGGCACCCCGGCCTTCCGGCAGCAGATCGCCGAGTCCATCGCCGAGGGCGTGCAGGATTATGTCGCCACACTCGCGGCATTGCGTCCGGCCCCGGACGCCGTCAAGTAA
- the crcB gene encoding fluoride efflux transporter CrcB, with amino-acid sequence MNTLSALLWIALGGAAGSVGRALIGLAFQARFPWATLLVNVAGSLFIGWLMSRFGATEPAHSARLLNLLAVGFCGGFTTFSTFSWQTLDQLLKGQWLAAFANVLLSVTLCLAAVWLGFRLGRL; translated from the coding sequence GTGAACACCCTGAGCGCCCTCCTTTGGATTGCCCTCGGGGGTGCGGCCGGCTCGGTGGGCCGCGCGCTGATCGGCCTCGCGTTTCAGGCCCGTTTTCCGTGGGCCACCCTCCTCGTCAACGTCGCCGGCTCGCTCTTCATCGGCTGGCTCATGTCCCGGTTCGGGGCCACGGAACCGGCGCACTCGGCGCGCCTGCTGAACCTGCTGGCGGTCGGTTTCTGCGGCGGCTTCACCACCTTTTCCACGTTCAGCTGGCAGACGCTGGACCAGTTGCTCAAGGGGCAGTGGCTGGCCGCGTTCGCCAACGTCCTGCTCTCGGTCACGTTGTGCCTCGCCGCGGTCTGGCTGGGTTTCCGGCTCGGTCGGCTCTGA